The Ferrimonas balearica DSM 9799 genome includes the window GGCCGGTCAACGAATACAACCGACTGGGTGTTGGTGTGGGCTACCGCCACAACGAACTGTCCGAAGTGTCGCCGTACCAGCAGGTGCTCAAGTTCTACAACATCTACGCCGATGTGAACAACCCGACCACCACGCTGGCCTTCGACAACTACGAGTTGAACGCCAACTGGACGCGCAGCACCCTGAACCGGGGCATGTTCCCGACCGCGGGTAACAACCAGCGCCTGTCCGGTAAGATGACCGTGCCCGGCAGTGACAACCAGTACTTTAAGCTGAACTTTGATACCAGCTTCTACTACCCGCTGAACCGGACCCACGAGTGGGTGTTCCTGACCCGTGGCCGTCTCGGTTACGGTAACGGTTACGGCACCTTCGACAACGGTGGTGTTGAGCACGACCAGATCCTGCCGTTCTGGGAGAACTTCTACGCCGGTGGTAGCACCATCCTGCGTGGTTTCGAGACCAACTCCGTCGGTCCTCGTGCGTTCTACCTGACCGGCGACGGTACCCCCTGTATCCCTGACCCGTCCGGCTTCCCGGGCTGTGGTCTGCCGGGTGATCCGGACACCATTACCGTAGAGAATGGCCGTTCCGTGGGGGGTAACGCCATCGCGACCCTGAGTGCTGAGCTGATCGTCCCCACCCCGTTCCTGGACGAAGCGTACCGCAACACCGTGCGTACCTCGCTGTTCGTCGATGCCGGTAACGTGTGGGACACCGAGTTCGAGTACGACAGTTACCGCTTCCTGCCGCAGTCAGAGTTTGATAAGTTGCAGGATTTCTCCGACCCAAGCCGCATCCGTGCTTCTTACGGTTTGTCCGTGCAGTGGGTTTCCCCGATGGGGCCGATGGTGTTCAGCCTGGCCTGGCCCATCAAGGAGTACGAGGGAGACAGAACGGAAGTCTTCTCGTTTAACATTGGCCGCACGTTCTAAGCCGACGTGGGTTTGAGATTCTTTTTGAAGGAGTGAGTGTTTTGAAAAAAGTGATTGCTACTGCCGCCCTGATGCTGGCGACCCTGGCTCCGGCCGCAATGGCGGAACAGAAGATCGCCATCGTGGACATGGGCGCAGTTGTGGCTCAGCACCCGCAGCGTGAAGCCATCGGTCAGCAGATGGAAAAAGACTTCGGCGAGCGTATGGCCGAAGTGCGCAAACTGCAGGAAGAGCTGCGTGGTCTGGCTGAGAAGAGCCAGCGCGACGGCGCCCTGATGAGCGCAGACCAGAAGACCGAGCTGGAGCGTCAGGCTCAGGCCCTGCAATCTGACCTGCAACTGAAAGGCAAAGCCCTGGAAGAGGACATGCAGAAGCGTCAGAACCAGGAGCAGCAGAAGATCCTGATGGACGTAAAACGCGCCATCGACTCTGTTGCTGCGGCTGAAGGCTATGACATTGTTCTGGAAGCCCGTGCCGCCCTGTTCGCCACTGACCAGGTGGACATCTCTGCTAAGGTTGTGGAAACCATCTCCAAAGGCAACTGATCCATGACGACGATGACCCTGGCGCAGTTGGCGAGCGCCTTAGAGGCTCGTCTGCAGGGTAATGGCGACACCCTCATTGAGGGTGTCGCTACGTTGGGCAATGCCAACGCCTCGCAGATCGCCTTCCTGGCCAACAGTAAGTACCGCAGTCATTTGGACAGCACCGCCGCCGGGGCGGTGATTTTGTCTGAAGCGGATGCGGAACATTTCTCCGGCAATGCGCTGATCATGGCGAACCCCTACCTGGGTTACGCTCAGGTGGCGCAGCTGCTTGATACCACTCCGGATTGTGCCGAAGGCGTCCATCCCACCGCGGTGGTGCACCCGGAAGCCACTCTGGGCGACAATGTCAGCCTCGGAGCCAACGTGGTGATCGAAGCCGGCGCCATTATCGGTGATAATGTGCAGATCGGCCCCGGTTGCGTCATTGGCCGTGGTGCCCAGCTGGGTGCTGGCACCAAACTGTGGGCCAACGTGACCGTGTACCACAACGTGATTGTGGGCCAGGACTGCCTGGTGCACAGCGGCGCGGTAATCGGTTCCGACGGTTTTGGCTACGCCAACGAAAAGGGCCAGTGGGTGAAGATCCCGCAGCTGGGCTCGGTTCGTATCGGCGACCGGGTTGAGATCGGGGCCAACACCTGTATCGACCGCGGTGCGCTGGATGACACCATCATCGAAGAGGGCGTCATCTTGGATAACCTGGTGCAGATTGCCCACAACGATGTGATTGGCGCCCATACCGCCATCGCCGGTGCCACCGTTCTGGCGGGCAGCACCACCATCGGCAAGTACTGCATCATCGGTGGCAACAGTGCCATCGCCGGTCACCTGACCATCGCTGACGGCACCCACATCTCCGGTATGACTGGGGTAACCGGAAGCATCAAGGAAAAAGGGCTGTACGCCTCACCCCCGCCGCTGCAGGAAGCAAAACAATGGCGAAAAAATAGCGTGCGCATGCGACAGCTGGACGAGATGTACCGCCGCCTGCGTGAACTGGAAAAGCAGATGGCCAACCTGGCCACTGACGACGACTAATTTTCTGTTGAGGACAGTGCTTTGTCAGAGCAACTGAACACCATGGACATCCAGGAGATCCTGGATTACCTGCCCCACCGCCACCCTTTCGTCCTGGTGGATCGCGTGCTGGAGATCGTCCCGGGCGAGCGCCTGGTGGCGCGCAAGAACGTCACCTTTAACGAGCCCTTTTTCCCGGGTCACTTCCCCAATATGGCCATCATGCCGGGGGTACTGATTCTGGAAGCGCTGGCTCAGGCCTCCGCCATCCTGGCGTTCAAAACCCATGGTAAACAGGACAACGCGCTGTACCTGTTCGCCGGCATCGACAACGCCCGCTTTAAGCAGCCGGTCGTGCCGGGCGACAGCCTGACCCTGGAAGTGGAAGCCATCAAAGAACGTCGTGGCATCGGCTTCTACAGCGCCCGTGCGCTGGTTGATGGCAAGGTGGTGTGCAGCGCCGACCTGATGTGTGCCAAACGCGAGATTTAAGCCGTGATTGATGCTACTGCCGTCGTTCATCCGGACGCGAAAATCGGAAATAACGTCACCATCGGAGCCTTCTGCTACATCGGCGCCGACGTGACCATTGGCGACGACACCTGGCTGAGCAGCCACGTGGTGATTAAGGGCCCGACCACCATTGGTAAGGGCAACAAGTTCTTCCAGTTCTGCTCCATCGGTGAAGAGTGCCAGGACAAGAAGTACGCGGGTGAAGCCACCCGCCTGGAGATTGGTGACAACAACGTATTCCGCGAGTGTTGCACCGTTCACCGTGGCACCATCCAGGATGAAGGGCTGACCAAGATCGGTTCTGACAACCTGTTTATGGCTTATACCCACGTGGCGCACGACTGTGTTGTGGGCAACCACGTGATTCTGGCCAACAACGCTTCCATCGCCGGCCACGTAAAAGTGGACGACTGGGCGATCCTCGGTGGCATGACCGGTGTACACCAGTTTGTGCACATCGGTGCCCACGCCTTCACCGCCGGCTGCTCGCTGGTGCTGCAGGACGTGCCGCCCTACGTGATGGTGTCCGGCCAGAGTGCGGCACCTCGCGCCACCAACAGCGAAGGTCTGAAGCGCCGCAACTTCTCCAAAGAAGCGGTACTGGCCATCCGTCGTGCGTACAAACTGCTGTACCGCAGCGGCCTGACCACCGCCGAAGCCCTGCCGCAGATCCGTGAGCTGGCTGAGGAACATCCGGAAGTGGCCATCATGGCTGACTTCGTGGAGAGCTCCAGCCGCGGCATTGTGCGCTGAACGATGAGGAGAGACGCTTGCGTCCATTAACCATCGGAATCGTCGCCGGAGAACTCTCCGGCGATATTTTAGGTGCTGGCCTGATCCAGGCGATTCGCGCGCGTCATCCTGACGCGCGCTTTGTTGGTATTGGCGGCCCGCGCATGATTGAGCTGG containing:
- the lpxA gene encoding acyl-ACP--UDP-N-acetylglucosamine O-acyltransferase, translated to MIDATAVVHPDAKIGNNVTIGAFCYIGADVTIGDDTWLSSHVVIKGPTTIGKGNKFFQFCSIGEECQDKKYAGEATRLEIGDNNVFRECCTVHRGTIQDEGLTKIGSDNLFMAYTHVAHDCVVGNHVILANNASIAGHVKVDDWAILGGMTGVHQFVHIGAHAFTAGCSLVLQDVPPYVMVSGQSAAPRATNSEGLKRRNFSKEAVLAIRRAYKLLYRSGLTTAEALPQIRELAEEHPEVAIMADFVESSSRGIVR
- the fabZ gene encoding 3-hydroxyacyl-ACP dehydratase FabZ — encoded protein: MSEQLNTMDIQEILDYLPHRHPFVLVDRVLEIVPGERLVARKNVTFNEPFFPGHFPNMAIMPGVLILEALAQASAILAFKTHGKQDNALYLFAGIDNARFKQPVVPGDSLTLEVEAIKERRGIGFYSARALVDGKVVCSADLMCAKREI
- the lpxD gene encoding UDP-3-O-(3-hydroxymyristoyl)glucosamine N-acyltransferase, which codes for MTTMTLAQLASALEARLQGNGDTLIEGVATLGNANASQIAFLANSKYRSHLDSTAAGAVILSEADAEHFSGNALIMANPYLGYAQVAQLLDTTPDCAEGVHPTAVVHPEATLGDNVSLGANVVIEAGAIIGDNVQIGPGCVIGRGAQLGAGTKLWANVTVYHNVIVGQDCLVHSGAVIGSDGFGYANEKGQWVKIPQLGSVRIGDRVEIGANTCIDRGALDDTIIEEGVILDNLVQIAHNDVIGAHTAIAGATVLAGSTTIGKYCIIGGNSAIAGHLTIADGTHISGMTGVTGSIKEKGLYASPPPLQEAKQWRKNSVRMRQLDEMYRRLRELEKQMANLATDDD
- a CDS encoding OmpH family outer membrane protein, which gives rise to MKKVIATAALMLATLAPAAMAEQKIAIVDMGAVVAQHPQREAIGQQMEKDFGERMAEVRKLQEELRGLAEKSQRDGALMSADQKTELERQAQALQSDLQLKGKALEEDMQKRQNQEQQKILMDVKRAIDSVAAAEGYDIVLEARAALFATDQVDISAKVVETISKGN